The following proteins are co-located in the Streptomyces bottropensis ATCC 25435 genome:
- the lysS gene encoding lysine--tRNA ligase has translation MPIVAQSTETTDWVSRFADEVIEESERRAPGKPVVVASGLSPSGPIHLGNLREVMTPHLVADEIRRRGHEVRHLISWDDYDRFRKVPNGIDGVDGSWAEHIGKPLTSVPAPPGSAHSDWAEHFKAAMTAALAEMGVEFDGISQTEQYTSGVYREQILHAMKHRGDIDAILDQYRTKKAPAKKQQSQKPVDEAELEAAEGSGAAGEDDGSAGSAGYFPYKPYCGSCGKDLTTVTAYDDDTTELTYTCTACGFSETVALNEFNRGKLVWKVDWPMRWAYEGVVFEPSGVDHSSPGSSFQVGGQIVGIFGGKQPIGPMYAFVGISGMAKMSSSKGGVPTPADALKIMEPQLLRWLYARRRPNQSFKIAFDQEIQRLYDEWDKLDAKVADGSALPGDVAAHARAVGTAAGELPRTPRPMPYRTLASVADITAGAEDQTLRILSELDPTDPLSSLDEVRPRLDRAEAWINTQVPADQRTIVREEADGELLKSLDEPSRQSLRLLLDGLAEHWSLDGLTHLVYGVPKVQAGFAADATPKELPAEIKTAQRSFFALLYHLLVGRDTGPRLPTLLLAVGQERVRALLGE, from the coding sequence GTGCCGATCGTGGCTCAGAGCACCGAGACCACCGACTGGGTCTCCCGTTTCGCGGATGAGGTCATCGAGGAGTCGGAGCGTCGGGCCCCCGGCAAACCGGTCGTCGTCGCGTCCGGGCTCTCCCCCTCCGGCCCGATCCACCTCGGCAACCTCCGCGAGGTCATGACCCCGCACCTGGTCGCCGACGAGATCCGCCGCCGGGGCCACGAGGTCCGGCACCTGATCTCCTGGGACGACTACGACCGCTTCCGCAAGGTCCCGAACGGCATCGACGGCGTCGACGGCTCCTGGGCCGAGCACATCGGCAAGCCGCTCACCTCCGTGCCGGCCCCGCCCGGCTCCGCCCACTCCGACTGGGCCGAGCACTTCAAGGCCGCGATGACCGCCGCCCTCGCCGAGATGGGCGTCGAGTTCGACGGGATCAGCCAGACCGAGCAGTACACCTCCGGCGTGTACCGCGAGCAGATCCTGCACGCCATGAAGCACCGCGGGGACATCGACGCGATCCTCGACCAGTACCGCACCAAGAAGGCCCCGGCGAAGAAGCAGCAGTCGCAGAAGCCGGTGGACGAGGCGGAGCTGGAGGCCGCCGAGGGCTCCGGCGCCGCCGGTGAGGACGACGGCAGCGCCGGCAGCGCCGGGTACTTCCCGTACAAGCCGTACTGCGGGAGCTGCGGCAAGGACCTCACCACCGTCACCGCCTACGACGACGACACCACCGAGCTGACCTACACCTGCACCGCCTGCGGCTTCTCCGAGACCGTCGCGCTGAACGAGTTCAACCGCGGCAAGCTCGTCTGGAAGGTCGACTGGCCGATGCGGTGGGCGTACGAGGGCGTCGTCTTCGAGCCGAGCGGGGTCGACCACTCCTCGCCCGGGTCCAGCTTCCAGGTCGGCGGCCAGATCGTCGGGATCTTCGGCGGCAAGCAGCCGATCGGCCCGATGTACGCCTTCGTCGGCATCTCCGGCATGGCCAAGATGTCGTCGTCGAAGGGTGGCGTGCCGACCCCCGCCGACGCGCTGAAGATCATGGAGCCGCAGCTGCTGCGCTGGCTCTACGCCCGCCGCCGGCCCAACCAGTCCTTCAAGATCGCCTTCGACCAGGAGATCCAGCGGCTCTACGACGAGTGGGACAAGCTCGACGCCAAGGTCGCGGACGGCTCCGCCCTGCCCGGCGACGTGGCCGCCCACGCGCGCGCGGTGGGGACCGCCGCCGGTGAGCTGCCTCGCACGCCCCGCCCGATGCCGTACCGGACCCTCGCGTCCGTCGCCGACATCACCGCGGGCGCCGAGGACCAGACCCTGCGCATCCTCAGCGAACTCGACCCCACCGACCCGCTGTCCAGCCTCGACGAGGTACGGCCGCGGCTGGACCGGGCCGAGGCGTGGATCAACACGCAGGTTCCCGCCGACCAGCGGACCATCGTGCGCGAGGAGGCCGACGGCGAGCTGCTGAAGTCGCTCGACGAGCCGTCCCGGCAGTCGCTGCGGCTGCTCCTCGACGGGCTCGCCGAGCACTGGTCCCTGGACGGGCTCACGCATCTCGTCTACGGCGTGCCCAAGGTGCAGGCCGGGTTCGCGGCGGACGCCACGCCCAAGGAACTGCCGGCGGAGATCAAGACGGCCCAGCGGTCGTTCTTCGCGCTGCTGTACCACCTGCTCGTGGGCCGGGACACGGGTCCGCGACTGCCCACACTGCTGCTGGCGGTGGGGCAGGAGCGGGTGCGGGCCCTGCTCGGGGAGTAA
- a CDS encoding PLP-dependent aminotransferase family protein: MGAVDAVRAAYDVGFVARTEGGDAAEGPAAGSGGAAVPRFAGRVTAVGGSPVRDILAVTSRPEVVNFAGGLPAPELFDAEGIAAAYRDVLAESAGRALQYATTEGESVLRTALAARYGARGLPTGADEVLVTTGSQQALSLLATALLEPGDVVLVEEPCYLAALQAFRFAGARVVAVPGDRHGVDPAALEDLVARLRPKLFYTVPTFQNPTGRTLPAERRAAVASVAARRGLWIVEDDPYGELRFEGGRVPWIASYPGAEDRTALLGSFSKVMAPGMRLGWLRAPAELRRACAVAKQAADLHTPTVNQLAAARYLADRDLDAHVVRVAAAYRERRDAMLDGLAAALPEGSTWNRPEGGMFLWARLPSSYDTGALLPRVVEQDVAYVPGAPFYAGEPDRSTLRLCFVTQTPEEIREGLRRLEAGLRG; encoded by the coding sequence ATGGGTGCCGTGGATGCTGTGCGTGCCGCGTATGACGTGGGGTTTGTCGCGAGGACGGAGGGCGGGGACGCTGCGGAGGGCCCGGCCGCGGGCAGCGGCGGGGCGGCCGTGCCCCGCTTCGCCGGACGGGTCACGGCGGTCGGGGGTTCCCCCGTTCGGGACATCCTCGCCGTCACCTCGCGTCCCGAAGTCGTCAACTTCGCGGGTGGATTGCCCGCCCCCGAGCTGTTCGACGCCGAGGGGATAGCGGCCGCCTACCGTGATGTGCTCGCCGAGTCCGCGGGGCGCGCCCTGCAGTACGCGACGACCGAGGGCGAGTCGGTGCTCCGGACGGCGCTCGCGGCGCGGTACGGGGCGCGTGGACTGCCGACCGGCGCGGACGAGGTGCTCGTCACCACCGGGTCGCAACAGGCGCTGTCGCTGCTCGCCACCGCGCTGCTGGAGCCGGGCGACGTCGTCCTGGTCGAGGAGCCCTGCTATCTGGCGGCACTTCAGGCGTTCCGGTTCGCGGGGGCGCGGGTCGTCGCCGTGCCCGGCGACCGGCACGGGGTGGACCCGGCGGCGCTGGAGGACCTGGTGGCACGGCTGCGGCCCAAGCTCTTCTACACCGTGCCCACCTTCCAGAACCCGACCGGGCGCACCCTCCCCGCCGAGCGGCGGGCGGCCGTCGCCTCGGTCGCCGCCCGGCGCGGGCTGTGGATCGTCGAGGACGACCCGTACGGCGAACTCCGCTTCGAGGGCGGCCGGGTGCCGTGGATCGCCTCGTACCCGGGGGCCGAGGACCGCACGGCGCTGCTGGGCTCCTTCTCCAAGGTGATGGCCCCCGGGATGCGGCTGGGCTGGCTGCGCGCGCCGGCGGAGCTGCGCCGGGCGTGCGCGGTCGCCAAGCAGGCGGCCGACCTGCACACCCCGACCGTCAACCAGCTCGCCGCCGCCCGCTATCTCGCCGACCGTGACCTGGACGCCCATGTCGTCCGGGTCGCCGCCGCCTACCGTGAGCGCCGCGACGCCATGCTCGACGGCCTCGCCGCGGCGCTCCCCGAGGGCTCCACCTGGAACCGCCCCGAGGGCGGCATGTTCCTCTGGGCCCGCCTCCCCTCCTCCTACGACACCGGCGCCCTGCTGCCGCGCGTCGTCGAGCAGGACGTGGCGTACGTGCCCGGCGCGCCCTTCTACGCCGGTGAACCGGACCGGTCGACCCTGCGGCTCTGTTTCGTGACGCAGACGCCGGAGGAGATCCGGGAGGGGCTGCGGAGGCTGGAGGCGGGGCTGCGGGGGTGA
- a CDS encoding DUF4232 domain-containing protein, whose product MRTFRTARPARLLAATGVAIAALALTACDNGMGPRDEGRASDSTSTSQTSGSPGGSGSTTGGTTTTTGGTGSTTGGSGSSTGGSGSSTGGTTTTDQASSKTGTGAAKTGKSAASDPWDPANRVTCNGSNTTVTAKPVPRPINHLLITVKNTGTKYCDLYYYPTVRFDQAQWAPAVFEESQPQAVVTLAPGESGYAGVLLASADGSGQNGTTAKKATIGFQGKKPGSNGGAVAAPALPAKGVYYDSSLTVTYWQSSMDDALMY is encoded by the coding sequence ATGCGCACGTTCCGTACGGCCCGCCCCGCCCGTCTGCTCGCCGCGACCGGCGTCGCGATCGCCGCCCTCGCCCTCACCGCCTGCGACAACGGCATGGGCCCCCGGGACGAGGGCCGGGCGAGCGACTCCACGTCGACCTCGCAGACCTCCGGTTCCCCGGGCGGCTCGGGCTCCACGACCGGCGGCACCACGACGACCACGGGCGGCACCGGCTCCACCACCGGCGGCTCGGGCTCCTCCACCGGCGGCTCGGGCTCCTCCACCGGCGGCACGACGACGACCGACCAGGCCTCCTCGAAGACGGGCACCGGCGCCGCCAAGACCGGCAAGTCCGCCGCGTCCGACCCGTGGGACCCCGCCAACCGCGTCACCTGCAACGGCTCCAACACCACGGTGACCGCGAAGCCGGTGCCCCGCCCGATCAACCACCTGCTGATCACCGTCAAGAACACCGGCACGAAGTACTGCGACCTCTACTACTACCCGACGGTCCGCTTCGACCAGGCCCAGTGGGCCCCGGCCGTCTTCGAGGAGTCCCAGCCCCAGGCGGTGGTGACCCTCGCCCCCGGCGAATCCGGCTACGCGGGCGTCCTGCTCGCCTCCGCCGACGGCAGCGGCCAGAACGGCACCACGGCCAAGAAGGCCACCATCGGCTTCCAGGGCAAGAAGCCGGGCAGCAACGGCGGCGCCGTCGCCGCCCCCGCCCTGCCCGCCAAGGGCGTCTACTACGACAGCTCCCTGACCGTCACCTACTGGCAGTCGTCGATGGACGACGCCCTCATGTACTGA
- a CDS encoding phosphotransferase family protein, with protein MLPSVDTNDELREVVGDEALLRPAAQDLCGQLGLAGARIVRFPEGSLPVYAVGDALVLKLYPAFEATEAVREARLLSMLWGKLPIPTPRLHSADQYKNGWRYVLMSRLPGEDLSEAWPRIPRADQERVVGEAAEGLAALHALDATPIVPLTGPSDWGRFIAAQRAAAVEQQLSGGLSGPWLEQIPDFLRSVPLNARRRPVLLHTEYMREHLTVDPHDGWRLTGLFDFEPAMVGDPAYDFVSVGLLLTRADPALLRLFYEAYGHPPFDPRELMAYTLLHVYSDLDWYLRGLPAPPHQNFESLAETWFGTGG; from the coding sequence ATGCTGCCCAGCGTGGACACGAACGACGAGTTGCGAGAAGTCGTCGGTGACGAGGCGCTGCTGCGACCTGCTGCCCAGGATCTCTGCGGTCAGCTCGGTCTCGCAGGCGCGCGAATCGTGCGTTTCCCCGAGGGCTCGCTGCCGGTGTACGCCGTCGGCGACGCCCTCGTCCTCAAGCTCTATCCGGCTTTCGAAGCGACGGAAGCCGTCCGCGAGGCCCGCCTGCTGTCGATGCTGTGGGGCAAACTCCCCATCCCCACGCCCCGGTTGCACTCGGCCGACCAGTACAAGAACGGCTGGCGCTATGTGCTGATGTCCCGGCTGCCCGGCGAGGACCTCAGCGAGGCCTGGCCCCGGATCCCCCGGGCCGACCAGGAACGGGTCGTCGGCGAGGCCGCCGAGGGCCTCGCCGCCCTGCACGCCCTGGACGCCACCCCGATCGTCCCCCTCACCGGGCCGTCGGACTGGGGCAGGTTCATCGCCGCACAGCGCGCGGCGGCGGTCGAACAGCAGCTGAGCGGTGGGCTCTCGGGCCCCTGGCTGGAGCAGATCCCGGACTTCCTGCGCTCCGTGCCCCTGAACGCCCGGCGCCGCCCGGTGCTGCTGCACACCGAGTACATGCGCGAACACCTCACCGTCGACCCGCACGACGGCTGGCGCCTCACCGGCCTCTTCGACTTCGAGCCGGCCATGGTCGGCGACCCCGCCTACGACTTCGTCAGCGTCGGCCTGCTGCTGACCCGCGCCGACCCCGCCCTGCTGAGACTCTTCTACGAGGCGTACGGCCACCCGCCGTTCGACCCGCGCGAGTTGATGGCGTACACCCTGCTGCACGTCTACAGCGACCTGGACTGGTACCTGCGTGGCCTGCCGGCTCCGCCGCACCAGAACTTCGAGTCCCTGGCGGAGACCTGGTTCGGCACCGGCGGGTGA
- a CDS encoding DUF4253 domain-containing protein, which produces MATLPNPLPQLAADPSGRVLGLELPLPQGRLIDVTDDGPWHEPLLWCAAEPAMPGAWAAVLPARRTVGLLPVLLDVGGSQGGPEEWELMPGETSYPGDHDADEVLAEFWDACAGTEDPDWPGLTEAPAPVRLPADPDTLAAATADALVEDPSRLKDPRLALVPARRSADIPAAIGWTGPVNHENDVARLCAVLRSWEDRFGIRVVALTFDQLVLSVAAPPTTEAEAEAIAAEHFAFCPDNIWQVTTDGTRASYARTLLGAPLWSFWWD; this is translated from the coding sequence ATGGCGACCCTTCCCAACCCGCTGCCCCAGCTGGCGGCCGACCCGAGCGGGCGTGTGCTCGGGCTTGAACTTCCGCTTCCGCAGGGGCGGCTGATCGACGTGACGGACGACGGCCCGTGGCACGAACCGCTGTTGTGGTGTGCGGCCGAGCCGGCCATGCCCGGTGCCTGGGCCGCGGTCCTGCCCGCACGTCGTACGGTCGGCCTCCTCCCGGTGCTCCTGGACGTCGGCGGCAGCCAGGGCGGGCCGGAGGAGTGGGAGCTGATGCCCGGTGAGACGTCCTACCCGGGCGACCACGACGCCGACGAGGTCCTGGCCGAGTTCTGGGACGCGTGCGCGGGCACCGAGGACCCCGACTGGCCCGGCCTCACCGAAGCCCCGGCCCCGGTCCGGCTCCCGGCCGACCCCGACACCCTCGCCGCCGCCACCGCCGACGCCCTCGTCGAGGACCCCTCCCGCCTGAAGGACCCCCGCCTCGCCCTGGTGCCCGCCCGCCGCAGCGCCGACATCCCGGCGGCGATCGGCTGGACCGGCCCGGTCAACCACGAGAACGACGTGGCGAGGCTCTGCGCGGTCCTGCGCTCCTGGGAGGACCGCTTCGGGATACGGGTGGTCGCCCTCACCTTCGACCAGCTCGTCCTCTCCGTCGCCGCCCCGCCCACCACCGAGGCCGAGGCCGAGGCCATCGCCGCCGAGCACTTCGCCTTCTGCCCCGACAACATCTGGCAGGTCACGACCGACGGCACCCGCGCTTCCTACGCCCGCACCCTGCTCGGCGCTCCCCTGTGGTCCTTCTGGTGGGACTGA
- a CDS encoding helix-turn-helix domain-containing protein — translation MGAEFAEALRELKERSGLSYGVLAKRLHMSTSTLHRYCNGDAVPADYAPVERLARLCKATPKELVELHRTWVLADATRRRKGNDSAGAGEAATAGAGVGRGGASDGSGGAADGPDGAPDEPGGASDGSDGTSEGPGGVAARRSGEGAAGETVIGHDVSGGARNRSRAGRRSRTVLVAGLAVAAVVGAVTLAVGLPSAGEEDGSARRAGDVSVGQKEFRGEERDDRGSPVPSTASPAVSASEPGAGRQKGAGQESGPPAGTDPTRTGAAGGGGENAPLPAPLSVKVEPYTWESPCSQRYLADRAPAEVGPPPLEQDAAAWASSEGAVSSGQQFLTLTVQGSGEETVVVRSLTVRMVDKRSPLAWNDYAMGYPGVGCGAGVPTRSFTIALDAARPDVKPKAGSRNFPYSVSESDPEVYYITADASAYYVSWYLELKWSSGSRSGTLTLNDDGAPFRTSGNNGRPAYEYPLGGPKWVKEGTTLGAGTEG, via the coding sequence ATGGGGGCTGAATTCGCCGAGGCTCTGAGGGAGTTGAAGGAGCGCTCGGGGCTCAGCTACGGGGTGCTCGCCAAGCGGCTCCACATGAGTACGTCGACGCTTCACCGGTACTGCAACGGGGACGCCGTGCCCGCCGACTACGCGCCCGTGGAGCGGTTGGCCCGGCTGTGCAAGGCGACTCCCAAGGAGCTGGTCGAACTCCACCGGACGTGGGTGCTCGCGGACGCGACCCGGCGGCGCAAGGGGAACGACTCCGCCGGGGCCGGGGAGGCGGCGACCGCCGGCGCGGGGGTGGGGCGTGGTGGCGCCTCGGACGGGTCCGGTGGCGCTGCGGACGGCCCTGACGGCGCTCCGGACGAGCCGGGTGGCGCTTCGGACGGGTCCGATGGCACTTCGGAGGGGCCCGGTGGCGTGGCTGCCAGGCGCTCGGGGGAGGGCGCGGCGGGGGAGACGGTGATCGGGCACGACGTCTCCGGCGGCGCGCGGAACCGGTCGCGTGCCGGACGGCGTTCGCGGACGGTACTGGTGGCCGGGCTGGCGGTCGCCGCCGTGGTCGGTGCGGTCACGCTCGCCGTGGGTCTGCCGTCCGCCGGGGAGGAGGACGGGTCCGCGCGGCGGGCCGGGGACGTGTCCGTGGGGCAGAAGGAGTTCCGGGGTGAGGAGCGGGACGACCGGGGATCGCCCGTACCGTCCACCGCCTCGCCCGCCGTCTCCGCGAGCGAGCCGGGTGCCGGGAGGCAGAAGGGTGCCGGCCAGGAAAGCGGACCCCCCGCCGGTACGGACCCGACCCGTACCGGTGCGGCGGGCGGGGGCGGCGAGAACGCGCCCCTCCCCGCGCCGCTGTCGGTGAAGGTGGAGCCGTACACCTGGGAGTCCCCCTGCTCCCAGCGGTATCTGGCCGACCGCGCGCCGGCCGAGGTGGGGCCGCCACCGCTGGAGCAGGACGCGGCCGCCTGGGCGTCGTCGGAGGGGGCCGTGTCCTCGGGGCAGCAGTTTCTGACGCTCACCGTGCAGGGCTCCGGCGAGGAGACCGTGGTCGTACGGAGCCTGACGGTCCGCATGGTCGACAAGCGGTCGCCCCTCGCCTGGAACGACTACGCCATGGGCTACCCCGGAGTCGGCTGCGGTGCCGGTGTCCCGACCCGGTCCTTCACGATCGCCCTGGACGCCGCGCGCCCCGACGTGAAGCCCAAGGCGGGCAGCAGGAACTTCCCGTACTCCGTCAGCGAGTCCGACCCGGAGGTCTACTACATCACCGCCGACGCCTCGGCGTACTACGTCAGTTGGTACCTGGAGCTGAAGTGGAGCAGCGGCTCGCGCAGCGGCACGCTGACCCTGAACGACGACGGTGCGCCGTTCCGCACGAGCGGCAACAACGGGCGCCCGGCGTACGAGTATCCGCTGGGCGGGCCGAAGTGGGTCAAGGAGGGGACGACGCTGGGCGCGGGGACGGAGGGGTAG
- the argS gene encoding arginine--tRNA ligase produces the protein MASVTSLTASVHQRLATALSATLPTADADPLLRRSDRADYQANGILALAKKAKANPRELAAQVVARVESGELIGEIEVSGPGFLNITLTDRAITANLAERYADARLGVPLAAHPGTTVIDYAQPNVAKEMHVGHLRSAVIGDAVVQILEFTGENVVRRHHIGDWGTQFGMLIQYLDEHPHELDHKDTQVSGEEAMSNLDRLYKAARKLFDSDEEFKTRARRRVVDLQAGDPHTLATWQKFVDESKIYFFSVFEKLDMEVRDADIVGESGYNDMLDETCRLLEESGVAERSEGALCVFFDDILGPDGNRVPLIVKKSDGGYGYAATDLSAIRDRVFHLKANSLLYVVDARQSLHFKMVFETARRAGWLNDDDVKAFQLAFGTVLGKDGKPFKTREGETIRLVDLLDEAIDRATAVVREKAEKVGLTEEEIVENGRYVGIGAVKYADLSTSAVRDYKFDLDQMVSLNGDTSVYLQYAYARIQSILRKAGKAGPAAHPELELAPAERALGLHLDQFGEAVAEVAESYEPHKLAAYLFKLATLLTSFYDQCPVLKADTPAQVENRLFLVDLTARTLHRGMALLGIRTPDKL, from the coding sequence ATGGCTTCGGTCACGTCCCTCACCGCCTCCGTCCACCAGCGCCTCGCGACCGCCCTGTCGGCCACCCTGCCGACCGCGGACGCGGACCCGCTGCTGCGACGCAGCGACCGGGCGGACTACCAGGCGAACGGGATCCTCGCCCTCGCGAAGAAGGCGAAGGCGAACCCGAGGGAGCTGGCCGCCCAGGTCGTCGCCCGGGTGGAGTCCGGCGAGCTGATCGGGGAGATCGAGGTCTCCGGCCCCGGCTTCCTCAACATCACCCTCACCGACCGGGCCATCACCGCGAACCTCGCGGAGCGCTACGCGGACGCCCGCCTCGGCGTCCCCCTCGCGGCGCACCCGGGCACCACGGTCATCGACTACGCCCAGCCGAACGTGGCCAAGGAGATGCACGTCGGCCACCTCCGCTCCGCCGTGATCGGTGACGCGGTCGTCCAGATCCTGGAGTTCACCGGCGAGAACGTGGTCCGCAGGCACCACATCGGCGACTGGGGCACCCAGTTCGGCATGCTGATCCAGTACCTGGACGAGCACCCGCACGAGCTGGACCACAAGGACACCCAGGTGAGCGGCGAGGAGGCGATGTCGAACCTCGACCGCCTCTACAAGGCCGCCCGGAAGCTGTTCGACTCCGACGAGGAGTTCAAGACGCGGGCCCGCCGCAGGGTCGTCGACCTCCAGGCGGGCGACCCGCACACCCTCGCCACCTGGCAGAAGTTCGTCGACGAGTCGAAGATCTACTTCTTCTCCGTCTTCGAGAAGCTGGACATGGAGGTCCGGGACGCGGACATCGTCGGCGAGTCGGGTTACAACGACATGCTGGACGAGACCTGCCGCCTCCTGGAGGAGTCGGGCGTCGCGGAGCGCTCGGAGGGTGCTCTCTGTGTCTTCTTCGACGACATCTTGGGCCCGGACGGCAACCGGGTCCCCCTGATCGTCAAGAAGTCCGACGGCGGCTACGGCTACGCGGCGACCGACCTCTCCGCGATCAGGGACCGCGTCTTCCACCTCAAGGCGAACTCCCTGCTGTACGTCGTGGACGCCCGTCAGTCCCTGCACTTCAAGATGGTCTTCGAGACCGCGCGCAGGGCGGGCTGGCTGAACGACGACGACGTCAAGGCGTTCCAGCTCGCCTTCGGCACGGTCCTCGGCAAGGACGGCAAGCCGTTCAAGACCCGTGAGGGCGAGACGATCCGGCTGGTCGACCTGCTCGACGAGGCGATCGACCGTGCCACGGCCGTGGTCCGGGAGAAGGCCGAGAAGGTGGGTCTGACCGAGGAGGAGATCGTCGAGAACGGCCGGTACGTCGGCATCGGGGCCGTGAAGTACGCCGACCTGTCGACCTCCGCCGTACGGGACTACAAGTTCGACCTGGACCAGATGGTCTCGCTGAACGGCGACACCTCCGTCTACCTCCAGTACGCGTACGCCCGTATCCAGTCGATCCTCCGCAAGGCGGGCAAGGCCGGCCCCGCCGCCCACCCGGAGCTGGAACTGGCCCCGGCGGAGCGGGCGTTGGGGCTGCACCTGGACCAGTTCGGCGAGGCGGTGGCCGAGGTCGCGGAGTCGTACGAGCCGCACAAGCTGGCCGCGTACCTCTTCAAGCTGGCGACCCTGCTGACGTCGTTCTACGACCAGTGCCCGGTCCTCAAGGCCGACACCCCGGCCCAGGTGGAGAACCGTCTGTTCCTGGTCGACCTGACGGCCCGCACCCTGCACCGGGGCATGGCCCTGCTGGGCATCAGGACGCCCGACAAGCTCTGA
- a CDS encoding toll/interleukin-1 receptor domain-containing protein — MSVTPDPLCRVVITYSRAEQHHRKTFRRHVADLERSGVEFFDDQDIPPGAPWETTLFGKLESADIIVLLLSSNYVSSDFCMEQEVPRALRRWKAGECQVFPVNVAPFDLTERSPLRQLQWIPSGRSVTEQGAAAAREWRRVAQELRKVVEGLGAATGGAASAAGPAVAPASAANPASYAPGAGGTAPGHRPPTVTNSVEGGIVSGTVVQAGEIAGNVIIGSPQHPPADGPGS; from the coding sequence ATGTCTGTCACGCCAGATCCCCTGTGCCGCGTCGTCATCACCTACTCCCGTGCGGAACAGCACCACCGGAAGACCTTCCGCAGGCATGTGGCGGACCTCGAACGGAGCGGCGTCGAGTTCTTCGACGACCAGGACATCCCGCCGGGCGCCCCGTGGGAGACCACCCTCTTCGGCAAACTGGAGTCCGCCGACATCATCGTGCTGCTCCTGTCGTCGAACTACGTCTCGTCCGACTTCTGCATGGAGCAGGAGGTGCCGCGGGCGCTGCGGCGGTGGAAGGCCGGGGAATGCCAGGTCTTCCCGGTGAACGTCGCGCCTTTCGACCTGACCGAGCGCTCCCCCCTGCGGCAGCTCCAGTGGATCCCCAGCGGCAGATCCGTCACGGAACAGGGCGCCGCCGCGGCGAGGGAGTGGCGACGGGTGGCTCAGGAGCTGCGGAAAGTGGTCGAGGGGCTGGGTGCTGCCACCGGCGGAGCGGCGTCCGCGGCGGGCCCGGCCGTCGCCCCGGCCTCCGCGGCGAACCCGGCGTCGTACGCGCCCGGAGCCGGAGGGACGGCGCCCGGACACAGGCCGCCCACCGTGACGAACAGCGTCGAGGGAGGCATCGTGTCCGGCACCGTCGTGCAGGCGGGTGAGATCGCGGGGAACGTGATCATCGGTTCCCCGCAGCATCCCCCGGCCGACGGGCCCGGCAGTTGA